In Acipenser ruthenus chromosome 6, fAciRut3.2 maternal haplotype, whole genome shotgun sequence, the following proteins share a genomic window:
- the LOC117411372 gene encoding zinc finger CCCH domain-containing protein 6-like isoform X1, whose translation MAFASLFSNPPNPVLDKNMTGSELARDEREDGELEDGEIDDEGIGIEDEGKELKEENKDKDEKPHKKSRKKHRQDRDKRKAKKRRRDRHKHHSPSSGDSSDYSYESDFEHSERQHKKPCPAFRDYNTPFPPHGQSSGGYMKPQNPAHNINHEFDKFSDYGEEKYDYGEDADFADELNQYRHAKETTAPGPVKGPPQGQMKKQSMKGVQKGPGQKGKGRGVGRGRGMQKNKKQKGKNWGRGRGRGADQGGGGSKEDKKGPVNAQKKRPIMSQEFINQHTVEHNGRYICKYFLDGRCIKEDQCKFEHDLVVPDKKKEMCKFYIQGYCSKGENCIYMHNEYPCKFFHTGAKCYQGDNCKFSHEPLTDVTRELLEKVLNTEEDKMNEDKMELEDLWKQGISPLPKPPPGVGLLPTPGPEGSPCQGGQKKIPSLFEIVVQPTVDLAQKIGLRPNFYNSSSPPGPQFHGNAPPPEQMFGGGQDDMPPGPNGPPVPPGSPGSFGQPCHVGPPGVYCPPMPQIPPGQSMPCSFPGPHNLPPVHSQSTDAPLLEPSFSGLQGNAHGNRLRENPQQTLLPAPGPAYQQMPADQPMQLNIPYQAMQNPADFFNNYYSNQAVHSLEPTEFTEEEALTMDKLAYSSMQDSQQSGTESDSSSNQKRAVHVPDFLPAMQKALFLRLSQKQHEEEHHKKENQGQEMVRKEKDETVNWYSSDDEEDGSSVTSILKTLKKQSDILKNQQQSVTTQQSVCDPRLQKEKNAPSDPRMKCDLRDSASREMRKSTDAASSESRLVRNARKIKPQVSPRPRSHSHVKQPVGDDDEDGERELRENAANIPLEPLPGLARRDPRCQLKQFSHIKVDVILYKPAFAKHVVWAPEDLIPLPLPKQEHSINLPLPPLIAEARLNKCHNVLSDSNQNVMPLDHRRAKDIKTEVCGHINKPPDTKASDKPLDPQMHKALDPRLHRSFSMDSQHCATKDSHFGIDPCISRGNGSLQSSGTVPVKLEQDKLPPYAPKLSSTGGGLGSPTTLLGGISLYDPRNKNQLSSKEDEEHPKKVNIMKHPSKQEHAQSSLLPVSNVVSAPDSMSADSSDASADKYNSYNKHRPTPRTANPPPASAVHNLPIAALAGLIRPPYTDPRQTRQTGQASQPQESDLKGEPDDKPLKDMFKTFDPTASPFC comes from the exons ATGGCTTTTGCAAGCCTTTTCTCCAATCCCCCAAACCCAGTTCTTGACAAAAACATGACAGGCTCTGAACTTGCAAGAGACGAAAG GGAAGATGGTGAGCTTGAAGATGGAGAAATAGATgatgaaggaattggaattgaagacGAGGGGAAAGAATtgaaagaagaaaataaagaCAAAGATGAGAAGCCTCACAAAAAGTccagaaagaaacacagacaAGATAGGGACAAGAGAAAAGCCAAGAaaaggagacgggacagacacAAA CATCATTCCCCCTCAAGTGGTGATAGTTCGGACTACAGCTATGAATCTGATTTTGAACATTCTGAACGACAGCATAAAAAACCCTGTCCAGCATTTAGAGATTACAACACTCCATTTCCACCG CATGGCCAATCCAGTGGAGGTTACATGAAGCCTCAAAATCCAGCACACAATATAAATCACGAGTTTGATAAATTCAGCGACTACGGTGAAGAGAAATATGATTATGGAGAGGATGCTGATTTTGCAGATGAGCTGAACCAGTACAGACATGCTAAAGAAACCACAGCTCCTGGACCTGTCAAAGGGCCACCGCAGGGACAGATGAAAAAGCAAAGCATGAAGGGTGTACAAAAAG GTCCTGGACAGAAAGGGAAAGGTCGAGGTGTGGGTCGTGGACGTGGCATGcagaaaaacaagaaacaaaaaggaaaaaactggGGTAGGGGGCGAGGGAGAGGTGCAGATCAAGGCGGAGGTGGTTCTAAAGAG GATAAAAAAGGCCCAGTAAATGCCCAGAAAAAGCGTCCAATTATGAGCCAAGAGTTCATTAACCAACATACGGTTGAACACAATGGAAGATATATTTGCAAGTATTTTCTGGATGGTCGCTGTATTaag GAGGACCAGTGTAAATTTGAACATGATCTAGTTGTACCTGACAAGAAGAAGGAGATGTGCAAGTTCTACATTCAGGGTTACTGCAGTAAAGGGGAGAACTGCATTTATATGCACA ATGAATACCCATGCAAGTTCTTTCACACTGGGGCAAAATGCTACCAAGGAGATAACTGCAAGTTTTCCCACGAACCTCTTACAGATGTTACAAGAGAACTCCTGGAAAAG GTTTTAAATACTGAGGAAGATAAAATGAATGAAGATAAAATGGAGCTTGAAGACCTCTGGAAGCAGGGAATATCTCCCCTTCCAAAACCACCCCCAGGAGTAGGGCTTCTGCCAACCCCTGGACCAGAAGGCAGCCCTTGCCAAGGGGGACAGAAGAAAATCCCTTCACTGTTTGAAATTGTCGTACAGCCGACTGTGGATCTGGCACAAAAAATAGGACTCCG GCCTAACTTTTATAACAGTTCATCACCGCCAGGTCCACAGTTTCACGGAAATGCTCCACCTCCTGAGCAGATGTTTGGTGGAGGACAAGATGATATGCCACCCGGACCCAATGGACCTCCAGTTCCTCCAGGATCTCCAGGGTCTTTTGGGCAGCCCTGTCACGTTGGTCCACCAGGAGTATATTGTCCACCAATGCCCCAAATTCCACCTGGTCAATCAATGCCATGTTCTTTTCCTGGGCCACATAATCTTCCACCTGTGCATTCACAGTCAACGGATGCACCTTTACTAGAACCATCATTCTCCGGACTTCAAGGGAATGCACATGGAAACAGACTGAGAGAAAATCCCCAGCAAACCTTGCTCCCAGCACCAGGTCCAGCATATCAGCAGATGCCAGCAGACCAACCAATGCAATTGAACATTCCCTATCAAGCAATGCAAAATCCTGCAGATTTCTTTAACAACTATTATTCAAATCAAGCTGTACACAGTTTAGAGCCAACAGAATTCACAGAAG aggaagCACTTACCATGGACAAACTGGCTTATAGCTCAATGCAAGACTCTCAACAGAGTGGCACTGAATCAGACAGCAGTAGCAACCAGAAACGTGCAGTTCACGTCCCAGACTTTCTTCCTGCCATGCAGAAGGCTCTGTTCCTCAGACTAAGTCAAAAGCAACATGAGGAAGAGCACCATAAAAAGGAAAATCAAGGTCAGGAAATGGtcagaaaagaaaaag ATGAAACTGTGAATTGGTATTCCAGTGATGATGAGGAAGATGGCAGTAGTGTGACATCTATCCTTAAAACTCTTAAAAAACAAAGTGACATTCTTAAAAATCAGCAACAGTCGGTGACAACACAGCAGAGTGTTTGTGACCCACGACTTCAGAAGGAAAAGAATGCCCCCTCTGATCCACGGATGAAGTGTGACCTGAGGGACAGTGCTTCTAGAGAGATGAGGAAGTCCACAGACGCTGCCTCCTCAGAGTCGAGGCTTGTCCGAAACGCTAGAAAGATAAAGCCTCAAGTCAGCCCAAGGCCTCGCTCTCACTCTCATGTCAAGCAGCCAGTAggagatgatgatgaagatggtGAAAGAGAACTTAGAGAAAATGCTGCAAATATTCCTCTGGAACCCCTACCTGGTCTTGCTCGGAGGGATCCTAGATGTCAGCTGAAACAGTTTAGTCACATAAAAGTGGACGTTATCCTTTACAAACCAGCGTTTGCAAAGCATGTTGTATGGGCCCCTGAAGACCTAATACCTCTGCCCTTACCCAAACAAGAACATTCAATCAACTTGCCTCTTCCTCCACTTATTGCAGAAGCAAGACTGAACAAATGCCACAATGTTTTAAGTGACAGCAATCAAAATGTGATGCCCTTAGACCACCGTAGGGCAAAGGATATAAAAACTGAAGTTTGTGGGCATATAAACAAACCCCCAGACACAAAGGCTTCTGATAAACCACTGGATCCTCAAATGCACAAGGCACTGGATCCAAGGCTGCACAGATCCTTTAGCATGGACTCGCAGCATTGTGCCACAAAAGATTCTCATTTTGGAATTGATCCATGCATATCCAGGGGAAATGGATCATTGCAGAGTTCAGGAACTGTGCCTGTTAAATTAGAACAGGATAAACTACCCCCATATGCTCCCAAATTGTCATCCACTGGTGGGGGACTTGGGAGCCCAACTACACTGCTAGGTGGAATCAGCTTATATGATCCTCGGAACAAAAATCAGTTGTCTTCAAAGGAAGATGAAGAGCATCCTAAAAAAGTAAACATTATGAAACATCCCAGTAAACAAGAACATGCACAGTCATCCCTTTTACCAGTGTCCAATGTTGTATCGGCTCCAGATAGCATGAGTGCAGACTCTTCAGATGCTTCCGCAGATAAATATAACAGTTACAACAAGCATCGACCCACACCAAGGACAGCAAACCCTCCTCCTGCTTCTGCTGTACACAATCTGCCCATCGCAGCTTTAGCTGGGTTAATACGACCTCCATACACTGACCCAAGACAAACTAGGCAAACTGGACAAGCAAGTCAGCCGCAGGAGAGTGATTTGAAAGGAGAGCCAGATGACAAACCTCTGAAAGACATGTTCAAGACCTTTGACCCGACAGCGTCTCCTTTTTGTTAA
- the LOC117411372 gene encoding zinc finger CCCH domain-containing protein 6-like isoform X2, which translates to MSWEDGELEDGEIDDEGIGIEDEGKELKEENKDKDEKPHKKSRKKHRQDRDKRKAKKRRRDRHKHHSPSSGDSSDYSYESDFEHSERQHKKPCPAFRDYNTPFPPHGQSSGGYMKPQNPAHNINHEFDKFSDYGEEKYDYGEDADFADELNQYRHAKETTAPGPVKGPPQGQMKKQSMKGVQKGPGQKGKGRGVGRGRGMQKNKKQKGKNWGRGRGRGADQGGGGSKEDKKGPVNAQKKRPIMSQEFINQHTVEHNGRYICKYFLDGRCIKEDQCKFEHDLVVPDKKKEMCKFYIQGYCSKGENCIYMHNEYPCKFFHTGAKCYQGDNCKFSHEPLTDVTRELLEKVLNTEEDKMNEDKMELEDLWKQGISPLPKPPPGVGLLPTPGPEGSPCQGGQKKIPSLFEIVVQPTVDLAQKIGLRPNFYNSSSPPGPQFHGNAPPPEQMFGGGQDDMPPGPNGPPVPPGSPGSFGQPCHVGPPGVYCPPMPQIPPGQSMPCSFPGPHNLPPVHSQSTDAPLLEPSFSGLQGNAHGNRLRENPQQTLLPAPGPAYQQMPADQPMQLNIPYQAMQNPADFFNNYYSNQAVHSLEPTEFTEEEALTMDKLAYSSMQDSQQSGTESDSSSNQKRAVHVPDFLPAMQKALFLRLSQKQHEEEHHKKENQGQEMVRKEKDETVNWYSSDDEEDGSSVTSILKTLKKQSDILKNQQQSVTTQQSVCDPRLQKEKNAPSDPRMKCDLRDSASREMRKSTDAASSESRLVRNARKIKPQVSPRPRSHSHVKQPVGDDDEDGERELRENAANIPLEPLPGLARRDPRCQLKQFSHIKVDVILYKPAFAKHVVWAPEDLIPLPLPKQEHSINLPLPPLIAEARLNKCHNVLSDSNQNVMPLDHRRAKDIKTEVCGHINKPPDTKASDKPLDPQMHKALDPRLHRSFSMDSQHCATKDSHFGIDPCISRGNGSLQSSGTVPVKLEQDKLPPYAPKLSSTGGGLGSPTTLLGGISLYDPRNKNQLSSKEDEEHPKKVNIMKHPSKQEHAQSSLLPVSNVVSAPDSMSADSSDASADKYNSYNKHRPTPRTANPPPASAVHNLPIAALAGLIRPPYTDPRQTRQTGQASQPQESDLKGEPDDKPLKDMFKTFDPTASPFC; encoded by the exons ATGTCATG GGAAGATGGTGAGCTTGAAGATGGAGAAATAGATgatgaaggaattggaattgaagacGAGGGGAAAGAATtgaaagaagaaaataaagaCAAAGATGAGAAGCCTCACAAAAAGTccagaaagaaacacagacaAGATAGGGACAAGAGAAAAGCCAAGAaaaggagacgggacagacacAAA CATCATTCCCCCTCAAGTGGTGATAGTTCGGACTACAGCTATGAATCTGATTTTGAACATTCTGAACGACAGCATAAAAAACCCTGTCCAGCATTTAGAGATTACAACACTCCATTTCCACCG CATGGCCAATCCAGTGGAGGTTACATGAAGCCTCAAAATCCAGCACACAATATAAATCACGAGTTTGATAAATTCAGCGACTACGGTGAAGAGAAATATGATTATGGAGAGGATGCTGATTTTGCAGATGAGCTGAACCAGTACAGACATGCTAAAGAAACCACAGCTCCTGGACCTGTCAAAGGGCCACCGCAGGGACAGATGAAAAAGCAAAGCATGAAGGGTGTACAAAAAG GTCCTGGACAGAAAGGGAAAGGTCGAGGTGTGGGTCGTGGACGTGGCATGcagaaaaacaagaaacaaaaaggaaaaaactggGGTAGGGGGCGAGGGAGAGGTGCAGATCAAGGCGGAGGTGGTTCTAAAGAG GATAAAAAAGGCCCAGTAAATGCCCAGAAAAAGCGTCCAATTATGAGCCAAGAGTTCATTAACCAACATACGGTTGAACACAATGGAAGATATATTTGCAAGTATTTTCTGGATGGTCGCTGTATTaag GAGGACCAGTGTAAATTTGAACATGATCTAGTTGTACCTGACAAGAAGAAGGAGATGTGCAAGTTCTACATTCAGGGTTACTGCAGTAAAGGGGAGAACTGCATTTATATGCACA ATGAATACCCATGCAAGTTCTTTCACACTGGGGCAAAATGCTACCAAGGAGATAACTGCAAGTTTTCCCACGAACCTCTTACAGATGTTACAAGAGAACTCCTGGAAAAG GTTTTAAATACTGAGGAAGATAAAATGAATGAAGATAAAATGGAGCTTGAAGACCTCTGGAAGCAGGGAATATCTCCCCTTCCAAAACCACCCCCAGGAGTAGGGCTTCTGCCAACCCCTGGACCAGAAGGCAGCCCTTGCCAAGGGGGACAGAAGAAAATCCCTTCACTGTTTGAAATTGTCGTACAGCCGACTGTGGATCTGGCACAAAAAATAGGACTCCG GCCTAACTTTTATAACAGTTCATCACCGCCAGGTCCACAGTTTCACGGAAATGCTCCACCTCCTGAGCAGATGTTTGGTGGAGGACAAGATGATATGCCACCCGGACCCAATGGACCTCCAGTTCCTCCAGGATCTCCAGGGTCTTTTGGGCAGCCCTGTCACGTTGGTCCACCAGGAGTATATTGTCCACCAATGCCCCAAATTCCACCTGGTCAATCAATGCCATGTTCTTTTCCTGGGCCACATAATCTTCCACCTGTGCATTCACAGTCAACGGATGCACCTTTACTAGAACCATCATTCTCCGGACTTCAAGGGAATGCACATGGAAACAGACTGAGAGAAAATCCCCAGCAAACCTTGCTCCCAGCACCAGGTCCAGCATATCAGCAGATGCCAGCAGACCAACCAATGCAATTGAACATTCCCTATCAAGCAATGCAAAATCCTGCAGATTTCTTTAACAACTATTATTCAAATCAAGCTGTACACAGTTTAGAGCCAACAGAATTCACAGAAG aggaagCACTTACCATGGACAAACTGGCTTATAGCTCAATGCAAGACTCTCAACAGAGTGGCACTGAATCAGACAGCAGTAGCAACCAGAAACGTGCAGTTCACGTCCCAGACTTTCTTCCTGCCATGCAGAAGGCTCTGTTCCTCAGACTAAGTCAAAAGCAACATGAGGAAGAGCACCATAAAAAGGAAAATCAAGGTCAGGAAATGGtcagaaaagaaaaag ATGAAACTGTGAATTGGTATTCCAGTGATGATGAGGAAGATGGCAGTAGTGTGACATCTATCCTTAAAACTCTTAAAAAACAAAGTGACATTCTTAAAAATCAGCAACAGTCGGTGACAACACAGCAGAGTGTTTGTGACCCACGACTTCAGAAGGAAAAGAATGCCCCCTCTGATCCACGGATGAAGTGTGACCTGAGGGACAGTGCTTCTAGAGAGATGAGGAAGTCCACAGACGCTGCCTCCTCAGAGTCGAGGCTTGTCCGAAACGCTAGAAAGATAAAGCCTCAAGTCAGCCCAAGGCCTCGCTCTCACTCTCATGTCAAGCAGCCAGTAggagatgatgatgaagatggtGAAAGAGAACTTAGAGAAAATGCTGCAAATATTCCTCTGGAACCCCTACCTGGTCTTGCTCGGAGGGATCCTAGATGTCAGCTGAAACAGTTTAGTCACATAAAAGTGGACGTTATCCTTTACAAACCAGCGTTTGCAAAGCATGTTGTATGGGCCCCTGAAGACCTAATACCTCTGCCCTTACCCAAACAAGAACATTCAATCAACTTGCCTCTTCCTCCACTTATTGCAGAAGCAAGACTGAACAAATGCCACAATGTTTTAAGTGACAGCAATCAAAATGTGATGCCCTTAGACCACCGTAGGGCAAAGGATATAAAAACTGAAGTTTGTGGGCATATAAACAAACCCCCAGACACAAAGGCTTCTGATAAACCACTGGATCCTCAAATGCACAAGGCACTGGATCCAAGGCTGCACAGATCCTTTAGCATGGACTCGCAGCATTGTGCCACAAAAGATTCTCATTTTGGAATTGATCCATGCATATCCAGGGGAAATGGATCATTGCAGAGTTCAGGAACTGTGCCTGTTAAATTAGAACAGGATAAACTACCCCCATATGCTCCCAAATTGTCATCCACTGGTGGGGGACTTGGGAGCCCAACTACACTGCTAGGTGGAATCAGCTTATATGATCCTCGGAACAAAAATCAGTTGTCTTCAAAGGAAGATGAAGAGCATCCTAAAAAAGTAAACATTATGAAACATCCCAGTAAACAAGAACATGCACAGTCATCCCTTTTACCAGTGTCCAATGTTGTATCGGCTCCAGATAGCATGAGTGCAGACTCTTCAGATGCTTCCGCAGATAAATATAACAGTTACAACAAGCATCGACCCACACCAAGGACAGCAAACCCTCCTCCTGCTTCTGCTGTACACAATCTGCCCATCGCAGCTTTAGCTGGGTTAATACGACCTCCATACACTGACCCAAGACAAACTAGGCAAACTGGACAAGCAAGTCAGCCGCAGGAGAGTGATTTGAAAGGAGAGCCAGATGACAAACCTCTGAAAGACATGTTCAAGACCTTTGACCCGACAGCGTCTCCTTTTTGTTAA